In Paenibacillus ihbetae, the following are encoded in one genomic region:
- a CDS encoding MalY/PatB family protein, translating to MNFDLTIDRSCTACHKWDNVPAVFGVPDALPMWVADMDFTAPPAVLEALHRRVEHGVFGYTFPTDSYQEAIAEWMQSRHGWSIQKDWIQFCPGVVPALSLIVDAFTEPGDQVVIQTPVYPPFHSVVKDQERELVLNPLIRGEDGDYAMDFEDLEKSLAGGRVKMLILCSPHNPVGRVWRREELERLADLCRQYDVLVVSDEIHADLIFEQGSHTPFAALSDDAASRSIICTAPSKTFNIAGMNTANMIIPNEQLRRTFRKVLNRYHIGSITPLGAVATEAAYREGGPWLDELLVYIRGNMEHVANYIREHLPELSVALPEATYLLWIDFRSLGMEHDKLNRFLVEEAKLGLNSGATFGKDGEGFMRMNVACTRATVEEAMSRLHKAIRQWREMPK from the coding sequence ATGAATTTTGATCTGACTATTGACCGAAGCTGCACCGCTTGTCACAAGTGGGATAATGTTCCCGCCGTATTCGGCGTGCCTGACGCGCTGCCGATGTGGGTTGCGGATATGGATTTTACAGCCCCGCCTGCCGTTCTGGAGGCTCTTCACCGCCGGGTAGAGCATGGGGTGTTCGGTTACACCTTCCCGACGGATTCGTACCAGGAAGCCATTGCGGAATGGATGCAAAGCCGTCACGGCTGGAGCATTCAAAAGGATTGGATCCAGTTCTGCCCCGGCGTAGTGCCGGCGCTGAGCCTGATCGTGGACGCATTTACGGAGCCGGGAGATCAGGTGGTCATTCAGACGCCGGTATATCCTCCGTTTCATAGCGTGGTCAAGGACCAAGAGCGGGAGCTCGTGCTTAACCCGCTTATTCGCGGGGAAGACGGGGACTATGCAATGGATTTCGAGGATCTGGAGAAGAGCCTTGCCGGCGGCCGTGTAAAAATGCTGATTCTGTGCAGTCCGCACAACCCGGTCGGCCGGGTGTGGAGACGCGAAGAGCTTGAGCGTCTGGCCGATCTGTGCCGCCAGTACGACGTACTTGTCGTATCCGACGAAATTCACGCCGACCTCATCTTTGAGCAGGGCAGCCATACGCCGTTCGCCGCTTTGTCCGACGATGCGGCATCGCGTTCGATCATTTGTACCGCGCCGAGCAAAACCTTCAATATTGCAGGGATGAACACAGCCAACATGATCATTCCCAATGAGCAGCTTCGCCGGACCTTCCGGAAAGTGCTGAACCGGTATCACATCGGCTCCATTACGCCGCTCGGAGCCGTTGCCACGGAGGCAGCATACCGTGAAGGAGGACCATGGCTGGACGAGCTGCTGGTTTATATTCGCGGGAACATGGAGCACGTAGCAAATTATATCCGGGAGCATCTGCCAGAGCTGAGCGTGGCCCTGCCCGAAGCCACCTACCTCCTGTGGATCGATTTCCGTTCGCTCGGGATGGAGCATGACAAGCTGAACCGCTTCCTCGTCGAAGAGGCGAAGCTGGGATTAAACAGCGGGGCGACTTTCGGCAAGGACGGCGAGGGCTTCATGCGGATGAACGTAGCCTGCACCCGCGCTACGGTTGAGGAAGCCATGTCACGTCTGCATAAAGCGATACGACAATGGCGGGAAATGCCGAAATAA